Part of the Solanum pennellii chromosome 10, SPENNV200 genome is shown below.
TTCACCACCACAGCCGAGCGGGAAATTGTTAGGGATGTGAAGGAGAAATTGTCTTACATTGCTCTTGACTATGAACAAGAAATTGAAACAGCAAAGACCAGCTCATCTGTTGAGAAGAGCTATGAGCTTCCTGATGGACAGGTTATCACCATTGGTGCTGAGCGATTCCGCTGTCCAGAAGTGCTGTTCCAACCATCAATGATCGGAATGGAAGCTGCTGGTATTCATGAAACCACATACAATTCCATCATGAAGTGTGACGTTGATATCAGGAAGGATCTGTATGGAAACATCGTCCTCAGTGGTGGTACCACAATGTTCCCTGGTATTGCTGATAGGATGAGCAAGGAAATTACTGCATTAGCTCCTAGTAGCATGAAGATCAAGGTTGTCGCCCCACCTGAGAGGAAGTACAGTGTCTGGATCGGAGGATCTATTTTGGCCTCCCTCAGCACATTCCAGCAGGTACGTAAAATCTATCAACTTTTTGTGGTCTGATGCATTTCAAAGTTGCACATCTTAAAGCTTATTCACTATCTTCATAAGCAGTAGATTGCTTTAACATAAAAACCAATTTGCTTCTATGACTTTACTATGTTTGAGAAATTCGAATTATCTGAGAGCAAATGCTAACCAACCCTTCCATGCTAAATGCTGAACTCTTTCAAAGGAATGTGATGAACAGTTGTCAAGGACGCGTAAGATATTTACTTACGAGATTTCTTTTTTCATGATACAGATGTGGATAGCTAAGGCAGAGTATGATGAATCTGGACCTTCAATCGTTCACAGGAAATGCTTCTAAATACAGCACGTCGAGTAAGAGATAAGTGAAGAAATATACAAACTTGCATTTCCAGAGCAGCTCCCTGTCGATTGGTTGCATATAATATGCTTCTCATTTgtatttccttttgatttatttttgtttcaatcTCAAATATTTGGTCATTggtatgattaaaaaaaaaagaaagtcaatttaccattaatatttttatgtagaAGAGTTGTATTTCAAAAATGTTGTGATTTGGATTATGGATAAAAAGCTTTGTTGATTCATTTTATGTATACTTTTGGTCTCAATTTTTATGTACTCAAACTAAGAAACATTTTTCATTTCCCCTTCTCTATTAAGTTATTACGCTCTATCGGAATCAAACGTTATGTAGGGTCGAGTCTGATACATCAACCGTCTACTCAATATCCTTGTACGAGTCGGAATTTGCAACACAACATAAGTAGAAGCATGCTATGCTAGCATAGAATAGTTGTACCGAGTGAAAACTTCTTTTCTTAGGATGAACAGTAAAGATATTATATATGAGCCTAATTTAATctcaaaatccaactcatgagGATAGGATTGCCAAGTCCATATAAGCCGACTTCTCCAACGAATGTGAGACTTTTAACTACTCTAACACCCCATTCAAGCTCAGGCCTAACTGGAATGTAGACTGGAAGCGCAAATGGGATGAAATTGGCTCTGATACTATGCAAAGATATCATATGGACTTATGCAATCGTTCCCATGAGCTAGTTTTGAGGTTGAGTTCGGCCTATGTGCCATATCTTTAGATTTTTAGCTCGGAATTTTCGTGAAGTAAGACTAAGCTTGATTAAAATTAGTAGAGGAGAATTCAATACCTCTAGATTGTTGACAGAAGGATaggaaaaattggttaagtgtcAGTTTAAGTTCTAATGAACAACAAAGGCAAAAATTAAAGGCATCATATTTGAGCACAAAAATGTTAGTTTCTTTTAATACTATTTGCTGGCTTATCATTTGGTATGATTGCTTTAAACTTATTTGATTTTAGGTGTTGCACTAGCACACTGCCAGTCAGATCATGTACTAAACAATGGACGTAGCAGACATGAACAATCCAGAGAAACTGTTCTCGATGGAGTACGAAAGAGTTTCCTCGAGATAGAACATGAAGATGATGATGGATCTTCTAGTGATTGATagtgaaattttcattttcataactTCTTGTGGTTTTGGTACAACATTCATGTTCTGTAGGAGTAACATATAGCTAAGATGCCTTTGTTGCAATGCTTGTTGCATCTGTTTTCAGTTTTTACTTGTAAAGTTGATTATGAAAATTGTCTAAATAGAAAACTATTTACACTGCAGAAAAACGAATACTCGGAAGAAGGAATCTCCCACCCCACCACATacacagaaagaaaaaaagaaagtacaTTCATGCCTTTACATATGTGAATTTACAGGTATCTTTTGCCTCCTAAAGAGTTACCTAACCTTGTTAAGGTTCCTCATACTCTGCAGTCATCTGCCACTGAGTACTGTAATCGGTGTAAGTTGGCCTTCCTGGAGAGAATCACTAGAAGCTTCGTTGGACGATGGAGCTTTGGCTGGCCATACAAATGCAGGTTTCTCAGTTGGGATGTCTGGTAGAACTAATTCCCCTGTAAGAATCTGTAAAGCAGTTTTCATGCTTGGCCTTTCGTAAGGATTTGGATGGCAACAAGCCAATCCTAATATTAACACACATTCGGCTTGTTCTTCATTGAAGTCTCTATCCAATCTGACATCTATGGCATCAATGATCCTCCCAATCTTGTACAGGTCCCATACATATTCAATGACTCTGTTGGTATAATGATTCTCCTCATATCGTCGATTTCCAGGTTTTCGACCACAAGCAACTTCAAGAACTAGCACTCCAAATGCAAAGACGTCTGTTTCAACTGTGGCTCGACCTATATGGAAACTCTCAGGTGCCATATAGCCTATAGTACCAGCAATCTCTTTTGTTGAATGGTGAGTCTTTCCATTCACTTGAACTGTCCTAGCTAATCCGAAATCTCCTAGACGAGCATTGAGTTCTGAGTCAAGCATGATGTTGCTGGCTTTTATGTCTCTGTGAAGTACTCTTTTTTGACATCCATTGTGCAGATAATCAAGTGCTTGAGCAATCCCACAGATAACACCATACCTTATTTCCCAATTCAGACTCAAACTTTTTCCGTTTTCTTCGCAAAATATCAACTTGTCTAAGCTCCCATTTGGCATGAACTCATAGACCACAAGGAGTTCATTGCTCTCATAGCACCATCCTATCAATTTGACAAGGTTTTTATGATGGAGATTGCCTATAGTTGTGACTTCTGCTATGAGATCTTTTGCCCCTTGACTTGAATCATTAAAGAATCTCTTCACAGCCACCTCTTTTTGATCTAACATCCCTTTGAGGACTACTCCACATCCTCCTCTTCCAAGAATATTCTTCGGATCAAAGTTCCCCGTTGCTCGTTTCAAGTCCTTCAGCTGGAATCTCTGAGGTGCAGTAGCTGAATTCTGAATCTGAATCTCTATATTCTCAGACTGATCTAACACTTG
Proteins encoded:
- the LOC107002271 gene encoding probable L-type lectin-domain containing receptor kinase S.5 produces the protein MYYLGKISYLTNFVHLLIIFIFLVLRVDCLSFSYQNFTKQNENDFITTEHSYIEFGAIQVTGDARGTSISNLSGRIWYSQPMNLWNRRKNRTASFNSTFVINIKPESDPWGEGLAFILTKESGYDSIPDESYGQWLGIVNETTNGSSLNNIFAVEFDTRKSYLDDLDDNHVGIDINSINSVNQVALIDRGVNLSRAVDVIASVQYDGESNILKVYTFMSNETGVNERNPIISMPLDLSSYLPEDVFVGFSASTGIYNQLNCIKAWNFTSTDMGNSNEVSLLWLWILIPVISVLVVFLGGVFVYFSWWRKKNRMQVLDQSENIEIQIQNSATAPQRFQLKDLKRATGNFDPKNILGRGGCGVVLKGMLDQKEVAVKRFFNDSSQGAKDLIAEVTTIGNLHHKNLVKLIGWCYESNELLVVYEFMPNGSLDKLIFCEENGKSLSLNWEIRYGVICGIAQALDYLHNGCQKRVLHRDIKASNIMLDSELNARLGDFGLARTVQVNGKTHHSTKEIAGTIGYMAPESFHIGRATVETDVFAFGVLVLEVACGRKPGNRRYEENHYTNRVIEYVWDLYKIGRIIDAIDVRLDRDFNEEQAECVLILGLACCHPNPYERPSMKTALQILTGELVLPDIPTEKPAFVWPAKAPSSNEASSDSLQEGQLTPITVLSGR